In the Flavisolibacter tropicus genome, one interval contains:
- a CDS encoding SusC/RagA family TonB-linked outer membrane protein — protein sequence MNRKVLLSLLFMWCSAMAFAQSRQVTGRITKDGSTEVLSGVSVTVKGSKSVTTTNADGQYTITVPGDNAVLIFSYVGMQPREINIGNNQSISLALKETASTLGDVVVVGYQTVRRRDLTGSVSSVSAKQLRDVPINSAAEALTGRLAGVQINLAEGAPNAEAVIRVRGGGSITQSNAPLYVVDGIQVENALSVIAPQDIETVDVLKDASATAIYGARGANGVIIITTKGGKQMKPTITYSGMVGVRQLANKLDVMKPYDFVLYQYERSRGSSQDENTFRNTYGTFDDLELYKNAPFVDWQDQMFGRDALMQTHNISLAGGTAATKYNLSLTSNTEEGIMRGSDFDRKIVNFRFDQTITNKLKAGFNVRYNHTTVNGAGTANAGSSATNRLRHSVKYRPVLMGDQDLMAYDPDYALETNANGLSLVNPILLNDAEYRKNLDNILNLNGSFTYDINKYLSFRSTIGFDVTNTTQNAFDDTITTNARSNSNMPIASINTISKNTFNNSNVLTFTMKKSGTRFSNKNDLDVLLGQEIYENKYKRNYIETRYFPVGISPERALGNMGLGTAPVGASQPPPVSTDLTDKIFSLFGRVNYAFDDKYLATLTVRGDGSSKFPQGNKWSYFPSASLAWRVSEEPFFQHLKSSINDLKFRLSYGEAGNNRIGDFLYLTQYTSNIYYSLNDQLVTAYNLEDLANANLKWETTIARNIGVDLSLLNNRLQVSADFYKNTTEDLLVRVTVPTSSGYTTQLQNVGATSNRGVELQINGTPIQKKNFNWTANFNISYNKNKVESLGQYQKSFLFSSGWAGSNQPSDYIVRVGDPVGAIWGLQTDGYYKIEDFDYNNGVYTLKAGVPTNQSITSLVPQPGVIKFKDISGPEGKADGIVDDRDRTVIGNTQPKFFGGLNQQFTYKNFDVSLFLNYQIGNDVLNANRLEFTSGYTVNSNLLEEMNNRWRNVNDQGQVVTDPTALAALNANATLWSPLRSASSFYVHSWAVEDGSFLRVNNITLGYTLPSRLLEKVKITKLRVYGTVNNLAVFTNYSGYDPEVNTRRSTPMTPGVDYSAYPRSRAFIFGANLSF from the coding sequence ATGAATCGAAAAGTCTTGTTGTCGCTGCTTTTTATGTGGTGTAGCGCTATGGCGTTTGCCCAATCGCGACAGGTCACTGGTCGTATTACTAAAGATGGTAGTACAGAAGTACTTTCAGGTGTTTCTGTAACAGTAAAAGGTAGCAAATCTGTAACTACTACAAATGCGGATGGCCAATACACAATCACTGTTCCTGGTGATAATGCAGTCCTGATTTTTAGTTATGTAGGTATGCAGCCACGTGAAATCAACATTGGCAATAATCAATCAATTAGCCTGGCTCTAAAGGAAACCGCTTCTACTCTTGGCGACGTAGTTGTTGTAGGTTACCAAACCGTTCGCCGTCGTGATCTAACAGGTTCTGTATCATCCGTATCTGCGAAACAGCTACGCGATGTGCCTATTAATTCGGCAGCAGAAGCCTTAACTGGAAGACTGGCAGGTGTACAGATCAACCTGGCTGAAGGCGCTCCAAACGCAGAAGCCGTGATTCGCGTTCGTGGTGGTGGCTCTATCACTCAAAGCAACGCTCCCCTTTATGTTGTAGATGGTATTCAGGTTGAGAATGCTCTTTCTGTAATTGCTCCACAAGATATTGAGACTGTCGATGTATTAAAAGATGCATCGGCTACAGCAATTTATGGCGCCCGCGGTGCTAATGGTGTAATTATTATTACTACAAAAGGCGGTAAGCAAATGAAGCCTACTATTACCTATTCAGGCATGGTAGGGGTTCGTCAATTGGCAAATAAGCTGGATGTGATGAAGCCTTATGACTTTGTTCTCTACCAATATGAGAGAAGTAGAGGAAGCTCCCAGGATGAAAACACATTTAGAAATACATATGGAACGTTTGATGATCTGGAGCTTTATAAAAATGCACCATTTGTTGACTGGCAGGACCAAATGTTTGGTAGAGATGCATTAATGCAAACACACAACATTAGCCTGGCCGGTGGTACAGCTGCTACAAAATATAATCTTAGCCTTACTTCAAATACGGAAGAAGGTATTATGCGCGGCTCTGACTTTGATAGAAAGATTGTAAACTTCAGATTTGATCAAACAATCACTAATAAACTAAAAGCAGGCTTTAACGTTCGTTATAACCACACTACGGTTAATGGTGCAGGTACAGCTAATGCTGGTTCTTCAGCTACCAACCGTTTGCGTCATAGTGTTAAGTACAGACCAGTACTTATGGGTGATCAGGACCTGATGGCTTATGACCCAGATTATGCATTAGAAACCAATGCAAATGGACTTTCTCTGGTTAATCCTATCTTATTGAATGATGCAGAGTACCGCAAAAACCTAGATAATATCTTAAACCTGAATGGAAGTTTTACATACGACATTAATAAATACCTGTCGTTTCGTTCTACTATAGGCTTTGATGTTACGAATACTACTCAAAACGCGTTTGATGATACAATAACAACAAACGCCCGTTCTAACTCCAACATGCCAATTGCTTCAATCAATACTATTTCAAAGAACACATTTAATAATTCAAATGTGTTGACTTTTACTATGAAGAAGTCTGGTACACGATTTAGCAACAAAAATGATTTGGATGTTCTATTAGGCCAGGAGATCTATGAGAATAAATACAAAAGAAATTACATTGAGACACGTTATTTCCCAGTAGGCATTTCTCCTGAGCGTGCTTTAGGTAATATGGGCTTAGGTACAGCGCCTGTAGGTGCTAGTCAGCCGCCACCCGTTTCAACGGATTTAACCGATAAAATATTCTCCCTATTTGGCAGAGTAAATTATGCCTTTGATGACAAATATCTGGCTACGCTTACTGTAAGAGGCGATGGGTCTTCTAAATTCCCTCAAGGCAATAAATGGAGTTATTTTCCATCAGCTTCATTGGCTTGGAGAGTATCAGAAGAGCCTTTCTTTCAGCATTTAAAATCATCTATTAATGACTTGAAGTTCCGTCTTAGTTATGGTGAGGCTGGAAATAATAGAATTGGTGATTTCTTATATCTGACGCAGTATACTTCTAACATTTATTACAGTTTAAATGACCAATTGGTAACTGCCTATAACTTAGAAGATCTGGCAAATGCAAATCTTAAATGGGAAACAACTATAGCAAGAAACATTGGCGTTGATTTAAGTTTATTAAACAACCGTTTACAGGTTTCTGCTGATTTTTACAAAAACACTACTGAAGATCTTTTAGTAAGAGTTACAGTTCCTACAAGTTCTGGCTATACAACACAACTACAAAATGTGGGTGCTACTTCTAATAGAGGTGTGGAACTGCAAATAAACGGTACGCCAATACAGAAGAAAAACTTCAACTGGACAGCCAATTTCAATATTTCATATAATAAGAATAAGGTTGAGAGCTTAGGACAATACCAGAAATCCTTTCTATTCTCATCTGGATGGGCAGGAAGCAACCAGCCTTCCGATTATATCGTTAGAGTAGGAGATCCTGTAGGCGCTATCTGGGGCTTACAAACAGACGGTTATTATAAAATTGAAGACTTTGATTACAACAACGGTGTATATACTTTAAAGGCAGGTGTTCCTACTAACCAGAGCATCACTTCATTGGTGCCTCAGCCAGGTGTAATTAAGTTTAAAGACATTAGCGGACCAGAGGGCAAGGCTGATGGTATCGTTGATGACAGAGATCGTACTGTAATTGGTAACACGCAGCCCAAATTCTTTGGTGGCTTGAATCAGCAATTCACTTACAAGAATTTTGATGTCAGCTTATTCCTGAATTACCAGATTGGCAATGATGTATTAAATGCAAACAGACTAGAATTTACAAGTGGTTATACAGTGAACTCTAACTTGTTAGAAGAAATGAATAATCGCTGGAGAAATGTGAATGACCAAGGGCAAGTTGTAACTGATCCAACTGCCTTGGCTGCACTGAATGCTAATGCTACGTTGTGGTCTCCACTTAGAAGTGCCAGCTCGTTCTATGTACACTCCTGGGCTGTAGAAGATGGATCCTTCCTGCGTGTAAACAATATTACATTAGGTTACACATTACCATCTCGCTTGTTGGAAAAGGTGAAAATTACCAAATTACGTGTTTATGGTACGGTAAACAACCTGGCTGTATTTACAAACTATTCGGGGTACGATCCAGAAGTAAATACACGTCGTTCTACACCGATGACACCTGGAGTGGATTACTCCGCCTATCCAAGAAGCCGTGCATTCATCTTTGGTGCTAATTTGTCATTCTAA
- a CDS encoding LacI family DNA-binding transcriptional regulator produces MKFDSVTIKDIAKALNLSTSTVSRALRGSYEISPETKKLVLEYAEKINYRPNPIALSLKERRTRAIGIVVSEIANNYFSQAINGIESIAYNRGYHVIITQSHESQEREKVNVQHLASRGVDGLLVSLSSESEEIPYLTELHEKGLPIVFFDRITNEIDTHKVVANNYLGAYHATEHLIYQDFKKIAHITSSPHLSITKERLEGYKDALAKHKIPFDENLVKYCHRGGMISQEVEDALTTLFKGKVKPDAIFTASDRLTTVCFGLLKRMKMKRADVGFTGFTNTQLGDLFSPPLTVIRQPAFEIGQTAIELLIQIIESKRPVTHFETRQLETSLIIRESSMKK; encoded by the coding sequence ATGAAGTTTGACTCCGTTACAATAAAGGATATTGCCAAAGCTTTGAATCTCTCTACTTCCACTGTTTCCCGTGCGCTACGTGGTAGTTATGAGATCAGCCCAGAAACAAAAAAGCTGGTGTTAGAATATGCCGAGAAGATCAATTACCGGCCTAACCCAATTGCATTAAGCTTAAAGGAGCGACGGACTCGCGCTATTGGTATAGTGGTTAGTGAAATAGCCAACAACTACTTTTCGCAAGCCATTAATGGTATTGAATCAATTGCCTATAATAGAGGATATCACGTTATTATTACACAGAGTCACGAATCCCAGGAGCGTGAAAAGGTGAATGTGCAGCACCTGGCCTCCCGGGGAGTAGATGGCTTATTGGTTTCCTTATCCAGCGAGTCGGAAGAAATTCCGTATTTAACAGAATTGCATGAAAAAGGCTTGCCCATAGTGTTCTTTGACCGTATAACAAATGAGATAGATACACATAAGGTAGTGGCCAATAATTACTTAGGTGCTTATCATGCTACAGAACATTTGATTTACCAGGACTTCAAAAAGATTGCCCATATTACCAGCTCTCCTCACCTATCCATTACTAAGGAGCGACTGGAAGGTTATAAAGATGCCTTGGCTAAACACAAAATCCCTTTTGATGAAAACCTTGTAAAATATTGCCATCGAGGCGGTATGATTTCCCAGGAAGTAGAAGATGCGTTAACAACACTATTTAAAGGGAAAGTAAAACCCGATGCCATTTTTACGGCCAGCGATCGCTTAACAACTGTGTGCTTTGGACTTCTTAAGCGTATGAAAATGAAACGAGCTGATGTCGGCTTTACTGGTTTTACCAATACGCAGTTGGGCGACCTGTTCTCTCCCCCATTAACCGTCATTCGCCAACCAGCATTTGAAATTGGACAAACCGCAATAGAACTTTTAATTCAAATCATTGAAAGTAAACGCCCCGTTACCCATTTTGAAACCCGACAGCTGGAAACCAGCCTAATCATTAGAGAATCTTCCATGAAAAAATAA
- a CDS encoding SDR family NAD(P)-dependent oxidoreductase, producing the protein MITGQKALVTGCSRGIGQAMAVALAEAGADVIGVSNSLQPGSETQKAVEATGRTFYSYAADLSDRKALYAFIEKLKAKHNDITILVNNAGTILRNPVAEHSDEYWDKVLSVNLDAQFILTREIGKQMLQNGGGKIVFTCSLLSFQGGINVPGYAASKGALASLVKAFANEWASKGINVNGIAPGYISTDNTEALRNDPVRSKSILDRIPASRWGEPTDFKGPIVFLCSPAAAYVHGTILTVDGGWMGR; encoded by the coding sequence ATGATAACTGGACAAAAAGCATTGGTTACAGGTTGTAGCCGAGGCATTGGTCAGGCTATGGCTGTAGCCCTTGCGGAAGCTGGTGCCGATGTAATTGGTGTTTCTAATTCTTTACAGCCAGGTAGCGAAACGCAGAAAGCGGTAGAAGCTACAGGCCGTACGTTTTATTCCTATGCTGCAGATTTGAGTGACAGAAAGGCGCTATATGCCTTTATTGAAAAGCTTAAAGCGAAACATAATGATATTACTATCCTGGTAAATAATGCCGGTACCATTCTTAGAAATCCAGTTGCAGAACACAGTGATGAATATTGGGATAAAGTTCTTTCTGTAAACCTGGATGCTCAATTTATACTTACCCGCGAAATTGGAAAGCAAATGTTGCAAAATGGGGGAGGAAAAATTGTGTTTACCTGTTCATTACTATCCTTTCAGGGTGGAATCAATGTGCCAGGTTATGCAGCCAGCAAGGGTGCATTAGCCAGTTTGGTTAAGGCATTTGCCAATGAATGGGCTAGCAAAGGAATCAATGTAAATGGCATTGCTCCCGGTTATATTTCAACAGATAATACAGAGGCGTTGCGCAATGACCCGGTAAGAAGTAAAAGCATTTTGGATAGAATACCAGCTAGCCGCTGGGGTGAGCCAACCGATTTTAAAGGTCCAATTGTGTTTTTATGTTCGCCAGCCGCGGCCTATGTGCATGGAACCATTTTGACAGTTGATGGTGGTTGGATGGGACGCTAG
- a CDS encoding RagB/SusD family nutrient uptake outer membrane protein, which translates to MLSNHKLKYFVSALCFSGVMFAISSCKKYLEVEPVSSFGTDYVFSNYTNAEKAILGVYSALGGDNGYGIRLSMYYPYDNDEMMGQGGTPYPDNERRDIAHFNVQASNTQLANPFNQLYRGIERANVCIYYIPQMDKYNNGSESEKRQLRMLHGEALTLRAQFYFELVRNWGDVPAQFEPSSQQIDLFIAKMNRDTIYNHILADLATASTMVPWRTEAAGITNERITQGAVRALRAKIALFRGGYSLRTSKKMERPSDYKEYYKIASDETKIIMGRNDHKLNSSYLAVFKDALGAHKQEPNGEILWEVGVAGGSSNFGDSKLGYYNGPRYNGTGNGALTILPTYFYSFDPQDTRRDVMCAPYDISANLNLVARPLQTMVDGKFRRDWTTQLTSSAQYFGTNWPMIRFSDVLLMHAEAENELNNGPTASAKSAFEQVRLRAFGGNASLIGVTPADYNGFFNAIVKERSLELGGEGIRKYDLIRWNMLAQRLGETKAELTAMAARNAPYNNLPATMYYQPDSKTIVWLNSLYSPSPATAPAGSANVAWVGSGITSTITRYYAIAFTPNKSELLPIPQASIDANPKLSQDYGY; encoded by the coding sequence ATGTTATCTAACCATAAATTAAAATATTTCGTCAGCGCATTATGCTTTAGCGGTGTAATGTTTGCGATAAGCTCTTGTAAGAAATATCTTGAAGTAGAGCCTGTGTCATCGTTTGGTACAGACTATGTTTTCTCTAACTATACAAATGCAGAAAAGGCCATATTAGGTGTGTATTCTGCATTAGGAGGTGACAATGGATATGGTATACGTCTTAGCATGTACTATCCCTATGACAATGATGAAATGATGGGACAAGGCGGAACACCTTATCCTGACAATGAAAGAAGAGATATTGCGCATTTTAATGTGCAAGCTAGTAATACGCAGCTAGCGAATCCTTTTAATCAGCTATATAGAGGTATTGAGCGTGCCAATGTTTGTATTTATTACATTCCACAGATGGATAAGTATAATAATGGCAGTGAATCTGAAAAGCGCCAATTACGGATGCTTCATGGCGAAGCGTTGACCTTGAGAGCACAGTTCTATTTTGAACTAGTTCGCAACTGGGGTGATGTGCCTGCTCAATTTGAACCATCCAGCCAACAAATTGATTTGTTTATTGCCAAAATGAACAGGGATACGATTTACAATCATATCCTTGCTGATCTGGCAACAGCTTCCACCATGGTGCCCTGGAGAACAGAAGCTGCTGGTATAACAAACGAAAGAATCACTCAAGGCGCTGTTCGAGCTTTAAGAGCGAAAATTGCTTTGTTTAGAGGTGGTTATTCCCTGAGAACCAGTAAGAAAATGGAGCGACCCAGTGATTATAAAGAGTATTATAAGATTGCTAGTGACGAGACAAAAATAATCATGGGCAGAAATGACCATAAGTTGAATTCAAGTTATTTGGCTGTGTTTAAAGATGCGCTGGGCGCTCACAAACAAGAACCCAATGGTGAGATTCTTTGGGAAGTGGGTGTTGCCGGCGGTAGCAGCAATTTTGGTGATAGTAAATTAGGATATTATAATGGGCCGCGCTATAATGGGACAGGAAATGGCGCACTGACCATATTACCCACTTATTTTTATTCATTCGATCCGCAAGACACTAGAAGAGATGTGATGTGTGCACCCTATGATATCAGTGCCAACCTGAATCTGGTGGCTCGTCCGCTGCAAACAATGGTGGATGGAAAGTTTAGAAGAGACTGGACCACACAATTGACATCCAGCGCACAATATTTTGGTACTAACTGGCCCATGATTCGTTTTTCCGATGTATTGTTAATGCATGCAGAAGCTGAAAATGAATTGAACAATGGTCCTACTGCATCTGCAAAATCAGCTTTTGAACAAGTAAGATTAAGAGCGTTTGGCGGTAATGCCAGTTTAATAGGCGTTACGCCTGCTGACTATAATGGTTTCTTTAATGCTATTGTAAAAGAGCGTTCTTTAGAATTAGGTGGAGAAGGTATTCGTAAATACGACTTGATCAGATGGAATATGCTGGCGCAGCGTTTAGGCGAAACCAAGGCTGAATTAACCGCTATGGCTGCCAGAAATGCACCTTATAACAATCTGCCTGCAACCATGTATTATCAGCCTGATTCAAAAACAATTGTTTGGTTGAATTCGCTTTATAGTCCGTCTCCAGCTACGGCACCTGCTGGTTCTGCTAATGTGGCTTGGGTGGGCAGTGGTATTACTAGTACCATTACACGCTATTATGCTATAGCATTTACGCCAAATAAAAGCGAATTACTACCAATACCTCAAGCTTCTATTGATGCAAATCCAAAATTATCACAGGACTACGGCTATTAA
- a CDS encoding DUF4957 domain-containing protein, which translates to MKMFKNTLGQSLLLTATIPLVIISCKKVEEPGEFNPTRMFTPVNVKVTSGETQAKLEWNVSLFSTAGETKYRIEVMADSTTGSPAIYSTEVASPNVTITDDNISIKQKYFARIRANASEASAASNWVISPSFRLTGEQIFLPITPSTLKDKSVELKWRQMAGITKIVLTKAGTPTDVAVTADEVTAATKKLTGLTPSTDYTAEIFAGTKSKGTITFKTKELSIFTIEITPTSNLIDVVNNAVNNDVIGLAPGTYDASVANIVISGKHITLQSTSGNYNDTKVLFKEVTLKGTGAGVKISGIEFDGTTGAAGYFINLAGLNADGDAATFKSVLVENSKIHGTANSLLRGNRATANNGHKIDFIKFDNNIIYDNGSGAFDYILLDKMEFNRLELTRSTFYNSGRRLISWATNITAPKPVILVDAVTINGLGYGGTSRDNVLLDANANPVDFTLRNSIIANIPKEGQTIGANAFRASSASSSVTITNNNMFKVTNGAATPVALNFPVTPANNKTVDLGWTNTTSTFTLPAASELRTASTTNGPIGDPRWQ; encoded by the coding sequence ATGAAAATGTTTAAAAATACATTAGGTCAGTCTTTGCTTTTGACAGCGACAATACCCTTGGTCATCATTTCGTGTAAAAAGGTGGAAGAACCTGGAGAATTCAATCCTACACGAATGTTCACACCCGTAAACGTAAAAGTAACCAGTGGTGAAACACAAGCAAAACTGGAGTGGAATGTTTCGCTTTTTTCAACTGCTGGTGAAACAAAGTACCGAATAGAAGTAATGGCTGATTCAACGACTGGATCACCTGCTATTTATTCTACTGAAGTGGCTAGCCCAAATGTTACTATTACTGATGATAATATATCTATAAAGCAGAAATACTTTGCTCGTATTCGTGCAAATGCTTCTGAAGCATCTGCTGCCTCAAACTGGGTAATTAGTCCAAGTTTTAGATTAACAGGTGAGCAAATATTTTTGCCGATTACTCCTTCTACTTTAAAAGATAAGAGTGTTGAATTAAAGTGGAGACAAATGGCAGGTATTACCAAGATTGTACTTACTAAGGCAGGTACACCTACAGATGTGGCCGTAACAGCAGACGAGGTTACTGCTGCTACTAAAAAGTTAACTGGCCTTACTCCAAGTACGGACTATACTGCAGAAATATTTGCGGGAACTAAAAGTAAAGGCACCATTACTTTTAAAACTAAGGAGCTAAGTATTTTCACTATTGAAATCACACCAACGTCTAACTTAATAGATGTTGTAAACAATGCTGTAAATAATGATGTAATTGGTTTGGCTCCGGGTACATACGATGCCTCTGTTGCAAACATTGTGATTTCAGGCAAGCATATCACCCTTCAATCTACTTCTGGAAACTATAACGATACTAAAGTATTGTTTAAAGAAGTAACATTGAAAGGAACTGGTGCTGGTGTTAAAATATCAGGAATTGAGTTTGATGGTACGACTGGAGCTGCAGGTTACTTTATCAATTTAGCGGGCTTAAATGCTGATGGTGACGCTGCCACATTTAAATCTGTTTTGGTGGAGAATTCAAAGATTCATGGTACAGCTAATAGCTTGTTGAGAGGTAACCGGGCAACAGCTAATAATGGCCATAAGATAGATTTTATCAAATTCGACAACAATATCATTTATGATAATGGGTCAGGCGCTTTTGATTATATCTTATTAGATAAAATGGAATTTAATAGATTAGAATTGACACGCTCAACTTTTTATAATAGTGGTCGTCGACTAATTTCCTGGGCAACCAATATTACGGCACCCAAACCCGTAATCCTTGTAGATGCTGTTACTATAAATGGATTGGGCTATGGCGGTACATCAAGAGACAACGTGTTGTTAGATGCAAATGCAAATCCAGTTGATTTTACCTTGCGCAATAGTATTATTGCGAATATTCCAAAAGAGGGTCAAACAATTGGAGCAAACGCCTTCAGAGCTTCATCTGCTAGTTCTTCCGTTACTATCACTAACAATAATATGTTTAAAGTAACAAACGGTGCCGCAACACCTGTTGCTCTAAATTTCCCAGTTACTCCTGCAAATAATAAAACGGTAGATCTAGGTTGGACAAATACAACCAGCACATTCACTTTACCTGCAGCTTCTGAATTACGAACTGCTTCCACAACTAACGGCCCTATTGGTGATCCAAGATGGCAATAA
- the kduI gene encoding 5-dehydro-4-deoxy-D-glucuronate isomerase, producing the protein MEERYQYHPDQVKGMSTEQLRDAFAILNLLKSETPRFVYTHYDRMVVGGVTPAEQSVSIPVYEQLKSDYFLERREMGIINVGGAGQIVADGTSYELNKLDCLYLGKGTKEVSFKSNSTSEPAQYFILSAPAHQQYANTLMKKTDATPVNLGSIQTANERTIYKYIHLDGIRSCQLVMGLTILKEGSVWNTMPAHTHSRRMEAYLYFDMPQEHRVFHFMGQPQETRHLLLGAGDAVVSAPWSIHSGCGTTNYSFIWGMAGENQSFTDMDFVEISELR; encoded by the coding sequence ATGGAAGAACGTTATCAGTACCACCCAGACCAAGTGAAGGGTATGAGTACCGAGCAATTACGAGATGCTTTTGCAATTTTGAATTTACTGAAATCTGAAACGCCTCGTTTTGTCTATACCCACTATGATCGCATGGTGGTTGGAGGAGTGACACCTGCTGAACAATCTGTATCCATACCTGTTTACGAACAATTAAAATCAGACTATTTCCTGGAAAGAAGGGAAATGGGTATTATTAATGTTGGGGGAGCAGGACAAATTGTTGCCGATGGTACCAGCTATGAATTAAACAAGCTGGATTGCTTATACCTGGGTAAAGGAACAAAGGAAGTTAGCTTCAAAAGTAACAGCACAAGCGAACCAGCTCAATACTTCATTTTATCTGCGCCCGCACATCAACAATATGCTAATACGTTGATGAAGAAAACAGATGCCACGCCTGTGAATCTGGGTTCTATACAAACTGCAAACGAACGTACTATATACAAATACATTCACCTAGATGGTATTAGAAGCTGCCAACTGGTAATGGGATTAACTATTTTAAAAGAAGGCAGTGTATGGAATACCATGCCAGCACATACCCATTCCAGAAGAATGGAGGCCTATCTGTATTTTGATATGCCGCAAGAGCACCGCGTATTTCACTTTATGGGACAGCCGCAGGAAACCCGCCATTTGTTATTGGGCGCTGGTGATGCTGTAGTTTCTGCTCCCTGGTCTATCCACTCAGGCTGCGGCACTACCAACTACTCATTTATTTGGGGAATGGCAGGAGAGAACCAGTCCTTTACCGATATGGATTTCGTAGAAATAAGCGAATTACGCTAA